Proteins encoded in a region of the Paenibacillus pedocola genome:
- a CDS encoding spore germination protein: MANTKITENSDRSALKIDSSQPLSRSLDDMMALFRRIFRNDGTLRIRVIENARDKRIRCGIIYVDGMIDRDLIQNGITKPVMTYEFTDEDGSNPAELMETIRTRVINISDIITSEKLDELIGAVVGGKTIFFLDGYAGALNINAQGWETRAIEEPTTDKAVRGPREGFNESLLTNLTLIRRRVQNSDLKFVFTDIGTRSKTQTCICYMESLASPDILKELQGRLARVEIDHLLDTGYLAELIRDEPYSPFEMIGSTERPDSVVSKIMEGRIALLIEGSPFALTLPYVFVENFQASEDYYINYSFATFNRLLRVIGAFMSISIPAVYVALVTYSQEMVPTLLLLSIATARLSVPFPTIVEAFLMLTIFEILREAGARIPNSIGQAVSIVGALVLGQAAVDARIVSAPMVIVVGLTGITTLLNPRLTGPLIIVRILLLLTAFFFGIYGYFFGLLGLVIHLMSLRSFGVSYMLGVGSIRPQDIKDTAVRAPWWDMYLRPAVISARNMKRKQPKRQVKR; the protein is encoded by the coding sequence GTGGCAAATACAAAAATCACAGAAAACAGCGACCGTTCTGCCCTGAAAATAGATTCTTCCCAGCCCCTCAGCCGTTCTCTGGATGATATGATGGCGCTGTTCCGGCGGATATTCAGAAATGATGGCACACTAAGAATAAGAGTGATAGAGAATGCCCGTGACAAGCGTATCCGCTGCGGCATCATCTATGTTGACGGAATGATCGACAGGGATCTGATTCAGAACGGGATTACGAAGCCGGTCATGACCTATGAGTTTACCGATGAGGATGGAAGCAATCCGGCTGAGCTCATGGAAACGATCCGTACCCGGGTGATCAACATCAGCGACATTATCACTTCGGAGAAGCTGGATGAACTTATTGGCGCCGTGGTCGGCGGCAAAACGATTTTTTTCCTGGACGGCTATGCCGGTGCACTGAATATTAATGCTCAGGGCTGGGAGACGCGGGCAATAGAAGAACCAACAACCGACAAAGCGGTCCGGGGACCAAGGGAGGGCTTTAATGAGTCGCTGCTGACCAATCTGACCCTGATTCGCCGCAGAGTGCAGAATTCCGATCTGAAGTTTGTGTTTACCGATATCGGTACACGGTCGAAAACCCAAACCTGCATCTGTTATATGGAGAGTCTGGCCTCGCCGGATATTCTTAAGGAGCTGCAGGGGCGGCTGGCGCGGGTGGAGATAGACCATCTGCTGGATACCGGGTATCTGGCCGAGCTAATCCGCGATGAACCCTACTCTCCTTTTGAGATGATTGGAAGTACGGAGCGGCCGGATTCAGTTGTCAGCAAAATTATGGAAGGACGGATTGCCCTGCTGATTGAAGGCAGTCCGTTTGCCTTGACCCTGCCGTATGTATTTGTGGAGAATTTCCAGGCCAGTGAGGATTACTATATCAATTATTCCTTCGCCACGTTTAACCGGCTGCTCCGGGTAATCGGTGCCTTTATGTCGATCAGCATTCCTGCCGTTTATGTCGCACTGGTGACGTACAGTCAGGAGATGGTGCCTACGCTGCTGCTGCTCAGTATAGCGACTGCACGACTGTCGGTTCCTTTTCCGACTATTGTTGAGGCGTTTCTCATGCTGACCATCTTTGAGATTCTGCGTGAAGCAGGCGCGCGGATTCCCAATTCGATCGGCCAGGCGGTCAGCATTGTTGGTGCGCTGGTATTGGGTCAGGCTGCCGTGGATGCGAGGATTGTCAGCGCACCGATGGTCATTGTTGTCGGTCTGACCGGGATCACAACGCTGCTCAACCCCCGGCTCACGGGGCCTTTGATTATCGTGCGAATCCTGCTGCTGCTGACAGCTTTCTTCTTCGGGATCTACGGATATTTCTTCGGCCTGCTGGGACTGGTGATTCATCTGATGAGCCTTCGCTCCTTCGGCGTATCTTATATGCTTGGCGTGGGCTCCATCCGGCCGCAGGACATCAAGGATACGGCTGTCCGTGCACCCTGGTGGGACATGTATCTGCGTCCGGCGGTCATCAGTGCGCGAAACATGAAGCGGAAGCAGCCTAAGAGACAGGTCAAACGATGA
- a CDS encoding MGMT family protein — MTPFTAKVIAIIQAIPEGKVMTYGGVARAAGSPRAARQVVRILHSMSRKYKLPWHRVVNAKGRIALDDESGSLQKLYLLGEGVLFEDNGGIDLDRFQFHLQPDPEDQLLPPLP, encoded by the coding sequence ATGACACCATTTACTGCGAAGGTTATTGCAATTATACAAGCCATCCCCGAGGGAAAAGTGATGACCTACGGAGGAGTGGCCCGTGCTGCCGGAAGCCCGAGAGCCGCCAGACAGGTCGTGCGGATTCTGCATTCCATGAGCCGCAAATACAAGCTGCCCTGGCACAGAGTTGTCAACGCCAAAGGAAGAATCGCTCTGGACGATGAATCCGGCTCCCTCCAGAAGCTATATCTGCTTGGTGAAGGGGTTCTCTTTGAAGACAATGGCGGGATCGACCTGGATAGGTTCCAGTTTCATCTGCAGCCTGACCCGGAGGATCAGCTTCTGCCGCCTTTGCCATAA
- a CDS encoding DUF2569 domain-containing protein — MGKLIPGQQGMRLSPDHPKGLGGWLVLVQIGLYLTLFRTILTIFQFFTSTFGSETWDTLTTPGGVDYHTLWRPTLLLEVIANIVIVLLVAYLLILLYNKKSVFPRWLIFFYLGNLLVLIVDAVLLSNIPSSDEWVSGNRIQDIARTLLTCLIWITYVLRSKRVRNTFVE, encoded by the coding sequence TTGGGAAAGCTTATCCCCGGACAACAAGGGATGAGACTGTCGCCTGATCACCCAAAAGGGCTTGGCGGCTGGCTGGTGCTTGTGCAAATCGGGCTATACCTTACGCTTTTCAGAACCATTTTAACGATTTTTCAATTTTTCACCAGTACATTTGGCAGTGAGACCTGGGATACGCTGACTACTCCCGGAGGGGTGGATTATCATACCCTGTGGAGGCCAACGCTGTTGCTTGAAGTGATCGCTAACATCGTGATAGTCCTGCTTGTAGCTTACCTGCTTATACTGCTGTATAACAAAAAATCTGTGTTTCCGCGTTGGCTGATTTTCTTCTACCTCGGTAATCTGCTTGTGCTAATCGTTGATGCTGTGCTGCTCTCGAATATTCCATCCTCAGACGAGTGGGTCAGCGGCAACAGAATCCAGGACATTGCGCGTACCCTGCTAACCTGCCTAATCTGGATTACCTATGTTTTACGCTCCAAGAGAGTCCGTAATACGTTTGTCGAATAG
- a CDS encoding Ger(x)C family spore germination protein, with protein sequence MMKSMSKILSALLSAAMLISLSGCWNYSEIDDMSIVAGVAIDKNKKENNLQLTVEMVDTQGGMQQSQASFKMISLTGNTVFDIARNMISLTGKKLLWSHARVIILSEEVAREGLIKVIDWYSRDTETRADVFLFVSSEKNARDVLNLNSQTKTIISYELAQMMNDETFTSTAPVVQIWDFIDKLETAGNNAVAPLIDIKEKNGQKNEHVNGTAVFVRDRMVGKLDGEETKYALFAKNKIKGGVLEVENAKGIPTYSLEILSSRTKVKPKWVDGRLEMQIHTVTHAGLDEAMSAEGFAGDESIQAIEERAGEVLQQKILSVIRKVQREYHADIFGFGEIVHEEMPKSWRGLKEKWPEEFTGLNVKVRSEIIIQSTAKTSRTIKLGD encoded by the coding sequence ATGATGAAGAGCATGTCCAAAATTCTGTCTGCCCTGCTCTCTGCCGCTATGCTGATCAGCCTGTCCGGCTGCTGGAACTATTCGGAGATCGATGATATGTCCATTGTCGCCGGTGTGGCGATCGACAAGAATAAAAAGGAGAACAACCTGCAGCTAACTGTGGAAATGGTAGATACCCAGGGAGGAATGCAGCAGAGTCAGGCCAGCTTCAAAATGATCAGCCTCACCGGTAATACGGTATTTGATATTGCCCGCAATATGATCTCTTTGACCGGCAAAAAGCTGTTGTGGAGTCATGCCAGGGTCATTATCCTCAGCGAGGAGGTGGCCCGGGAGGGCCTGATTAAAGTCATTGACTGGTACAGCAGGGATACGGAAACCCGGGCGGATGTATTTCTATTTGTATCGAGTGAAAAAAATGCCCGCGACGTGCTGAATCTGAACAGCCAGACAAAAACGATCATTTCCTATGAACTGGCCCAGATGATGAATGACGAGACCTTTACCAGCACTGCGCCGGTTGTGCAAATCTGGGATTTCATCGACAAGCTCGAGACGGCAGGGAACAATGCGGTAGCGCCGCTGATCGATATTAAGGAGAAGAACGGACAAAAAAATGAGCACGTAAACGGAACCGCGGTATTTGTGAGAGACCGGATGGTCGGCAAATTGGATGGGGAAGAAACCAAATATGCTCTTTTTGCCAAAAACAAAATCAAAGGAGGCGTCCTGGAGGTGGAAAACGCAAAGGGGATTCCCACCTACTCTCTGGAGATTTTATCAAGCCGAACGAAGGTGAAGCCCAAATGGGTGGATGGCAGGTTGGAAATGCAGATCCATACGGTCACACATGCTGGACTGGACGAGGCGATGAGTGCTGAGGGATTTGCCGGCGACGAAAGTATTCAGGCCATTGAGGAACGGGCGGGTGAAGTCCTGCAGCAAAAGATTCTCTCCGTCATCCGTAAGGTGCAGCGGGAATATCATGCCGATATTTTTGGCTTTGGCGAAATTGTACATGAAGAGATGCCTAAAAGCTGGCGTGGACTTAAGGAGAAGTGGCCCGAGGAATTTACCGGTCTGAACGTGAAGGTCCGTTCGGAAATCATCATTCAGAGCACAGCTAAAACATCCAGAACAATTAAGTTAGGAGATTAA
- a CDS encoding GerAB/ArcD/ProY family transporter, producing MGKEIIPAGQSTSIVILFIIGSSLFMGASGQAGNSSWIALIIAMTLSVPLMLIYARLHVLFPGKDLYDMLISVFGAYAGRALSCLYIWYTLHLGALVLRNFGEFSKTVALTSTPMIAPMLIIGLLCIWVVNAGMEVLGRSAKFLLLFTLAVIIVVQLLSVPKYEIHHLKPLLDSGWGPVFTDAGGAVTFPFAEIVVFLGAFTVLPKKGSAARVLLSGVLVAGTIITGISVRNLLVLGPDILSSLYFPSYVAVSRINIGDFLTRIEGSAAIVFVTALFIKVSLCLYVSCNGIAKVFRLKSYRSVVLQMGLIMVYLSDFIYVDIMQMQYFAYHIYKIYALPFQVFIPLTLWVTAEIMAKRSRSKAAAPQH from the coding sequence GTGGGCAAAGAGATTATACCGGCTGGACAATCGACCAGCATCGTCATCCTGTTCATTATCGGCAGCTCCCTGTTTATGGGGGCCTCCGGGCAAGCTGGCAACAGCAGTTGGATCGCGCTAATCATTGCTATGACACTGTCTGTTCCTCTTATGCTTATCTACGCGAGACTGCATGTGCTTTTTCCGGGAAAAGATCTCTATGATATGCTGATCTCTGTGTTCGGGGCTTATGCAGGCAGGGCACTCTCGTGCCTTTACATTTGGTATACCTTGCATTTGGGGGCACTGGTGCTGCGTAATTTCGGGGAATTCAGCAAAACGGTTGCTTTGACGTCCACGCCAATGATCGCACCGATGCTGATTATCGGTCTGCTCTGTATTTGGGTAGTGAATGCGGGAATGGAGGTGCTTGGACGAAGCGCCAAATTTCTGCTGCTGTTCACCCTGGCGGTTATTATTGTTGTCCAGCTGCTCTCCGTTCCCAAATATGAAATTCATCATTTGAAGCCGCTTTTGGACAGCGGGTGGGGACCGGTCTTTACAGATGCCGGGGGCGCGGTTACCTTCCCGTTTGCAGAGATTGTGGTTTTTCTTGGCGCGTTCACCGTTCTTCCCAAAAAAGGTTCAGCGGCCCGGGTTCTGCTCAGCGGCGTACTCGTTGCGGGGACCATAATTACGGGGATCTCTGTGCGTAATTTGCTTGTGCTGGGTCCGGATATTTTATCCTCCCTGTATTTTCCTTCCTATGTGGCGGTCAGCCGAATCAATATAGGTGATTTCCTGACCCGGATTGAAGGTTCGGCGGCCATTGTATTTGTGACGGCGCTGTTCATCAAGGTGAGTCTCTGCCTGTATGTGTCCTGCAACGGGATTGCGAAAGTATTCCGGCTAAAAAGCTACCGTTCTGTGGTGCTGCAGATGGGGCTGATCATGGTCTACCTGTCTGATTTTATCTACGTGGACATTATGCAAATGCAGTATTTTGCGTATCATATCTACAAAATTTACGCCCTTCCCTTTCAGGTGTTTATTCCGCTGACGTTGTGGGTTACGGCTGAGATTATGGCCAAAAGGTCCAGAAGCAAAGCGGCGGCACCGCAGCATTAA
- a CDS encoding DUF1361 domain-containing protein encodes MKELNYGKVFMLLAGLSLATLGVYRVVSLRTDTFYDFLLWNFFLAWIPFLFSSAAYMLDKRKIGGLLLLLLGIAWLLFFPNAPYLMTDLLHLTARKSIYIVGGEVQSRFWYDLVTLLLFTWSGWLTGFFSLYQFQNVICRKSNLVFSWIFVFAACALGGYGVLLGRVYRLNSWDVLTDRHQLYQLVEDSLNRQSLFFSLFVAVVLLVIYTTLYFLLNGLGSSGSRRAYGKGGRS; translated from the coding sequence ATGAAGGAACTTAATTATGGCAAGGTATTTATGCTTTTGGCTGGACTGTCCCTGGCTACTCTGGGTGTGTACCGTGTAGTTTCGCTGCGGACCGATACGTTTTATGATTTTTTACTCTGGAATTTTTTCCTGGCCTGGATTCCCTTTTTGTTCTCAAGTGCCGCATATATGCTGGATAAGCGGAAGATCGGCGGGCTCCTGCTGCTGCTGCTGGGGATTGCCTGGCTGCTGTTTTTTCCAAACGCGCCGTATCTGATGACGGACCTCCTGCACCTGACCGCGAGAAAAAGCATCTATATTGTCGGCGGAGAAGTGCAGAGCCGGTTCTGGTATGATCTGGTTACCTTGCTTCTATTCACCTGGAGCGGCTGGCTGACGGGATTCTTCTCACTGTACCAGTTTCAGAACGTGATCTGCCGCAAAAGCAATCTTGTGTTTTCCTGGATTTTTGTATTCGCCGCATGTGCGCTGGGGGGGTATGGCGTGCTGCTTGGCCGGGTATACCGGCTGAACAGCTGGGATGTATTGACAGACCGCCATCAGCTGTATCAGCTGGTCGAAGACAGCCTGAACCGGCAATCGCTGTTCTTCAGCCTGTTTGTGGCGGTTGTTCTGCTCGTGATTTATACTACGCTGTACTTCCTGCTGAACGGACTGGGCAGCAGCGGCAGCCGGAGAGCTTATGGCAAAGGCGGCAGAAGCTGA
- a CDS encoding antibiotic biosynthesis monooxygenase family protein: MILEAAMLQVKPGLTAEFEASFKEASPLIASMEGYLGHELQHCLEDDHKYLLLVKWRTLEDHTVGFRGSAQYQEWKALLHSYYSPFPVVEHFTSINLD, translated from the coding sequence ATGATATTGGAAGCAGCCATGCTGCAGGTAAAGCCAGGGCTTACCGCAGAGTTTGAAGCCAGCTTTAAGGAAGCGTCTCCGCTGATCGCCTCGATGGAAGGCTACCTGGGACATGAACTCCAGCATTGTCTGGAGGATGACCACAAATATCTGCTGCTAGTAAAGTGGCGTACCCTTGAGGATCATACGGTAGGCTTCAGAGGATCAGCACAGTATCAGGAATGGAAGGCCTTGCTGCACTCCTACTACAGCCCATTCCCGGTGGTAGAGCATTTCACCAGTATCAATCTGGACTAA